The Pseudosulfitobacter pseudonitzschiae genome includes a region encoding these proteins:
- a CDS encoding LpxI family protein, with amino-acid sequence MLALIVGTGQMPKVVADAQDSPPLICVLQGNAPDRLVPDLTFRLETLGSLLVDLGARGVTDVCFVGGIARPVLDPDALDAETAPLVPLFQQALKQGDDGALRIVLDIFEKTGFAVRGVEDLVPSLLATGGVYGDAWPDARMRRDAEVGAAHIASEGARDIGQACVVAGGKVIGMEDAAGTDALIARMGGTSKDARAILFKAPKPKQERRIDLPTIGPDTVAAAAKAGFAGIVIDAGDVLVLDHAACVALADRHGIVLWARTGD; translated from the coding sequence ATGCTGGCGCTGATTGTGGGAACGGGGCAGATGCCCAAGGTGGTTGCCGATGCGCAGGACAGCCCGCCGCTGATCTGTGTGTTGCAGGGCAATGCACCAGACAGGTTGGTGCCTGATCTGACATTCCGGTTGGAAACATTGGGGTCTTTGCTGGTTGATCTGGGTGCGCGCGGCGTCACGGATGTGTGCTTTGTCGGCGGGATCGCGCGACCAGTGCTGGACCCTGACGCGCTGGACGCCGAAACGGCCCCGTTGGTGCCGCTGTTCCAGCAGGCGTTGAAGCAGGGCGACGATGGCGCATTACGCATTGTGTTGGATATCTTTGAAAAGACAGGCTTTGCCGTGCGCGGGGTCGAAGACCTTGTGCCGTCGCTGTTGGCCACTGGCGGTGTTTATGGCGACGCGTGGCCAGACGCCAGGATGCGACGCGACGCCGAAGTCGGGGCCGCCCACATCGCCAGCGAGGGCGCGCGTGACATTGGTCAGGCTTGTGTGGTGGCAGGCGGCAAGGTGATCGGCATGGAAGACGCCGCAGGCACCGACGCGTTGATTGCGCGCATGGGAGGCACCTCGAAAGACGCCCGCGCAATCCTGTTCAAAGCCCCCAAGCCGAAACAAGAGCGGCGCATTGACCTGCCGACAATCGGTCCCGACACGGTGGCCGCCGCGGCTAAGGCAGGCTTTGCCGGTATTGTTATAGATGCAGGCGACGTGCTGGTGCTGGACCATGCCGCGTGTGTGGCGCTGGCTGATCGGCATGGCATCGTCCTTTGGGCGCGGACGGGCGACTGA
- the lpxA gene encoding acyl-ACP--UDP-N-acetylglucosamine O-acyltransferase has protein sequence MSGIHPSAVVEDGAQIDPSVTVGPFCLIGPEVVLGPNVELKSHVVVTGRTTVGEGTVIFSFAVIGEIPQDLKFKGESSALEIGKRNRIREHVTMNCGTEGGGGVTRVGDDGLFMAGCHIAHDARVGNRVIVVNNAAVAGHCVLEDDVIIGGLSGIHQFVRIGQGAIIGAVTMVTNDVIPYGLVQAPRGDLDGLNLVGLKRRGVKRADITALRAAFQMLAQGDGTFHDRAERLGTETDSDYVKQIVDFILGESDRSFLTPK, from the coding sequence ATGAGTGGCATCCACCCCTCTGCTGTCGTCGAGGACGGCGCGCAAATCGACCCAAGCGTCACGGTTGGGCCGTTCTGTCTGATCGGTCCCGAGGTTGTGTTGGGACCGAACGTGGAATTGAAAAGCCATGTGGTGGTGACAGGGCGCACTACTGTCGGCGAGGGCACGGTGATCTTCTCTTTTGCGGTGATCGGCGAGATCCCACAGGATCTGAAATTCAAAGGCGAAAGCTCGGCCCTCGAAATCGGTAAACGCAACCGCATCCGCGAGCATGTAACCATGAACTGTGGCACCGAAGGTGGTGGCGGCGTGACCCGTGTGGGCGACGACGGGTTGTTCATGGCGGGCTGTCACATTGCGCATGACGCCCGCGTGGGAAACCGCGTTATTGTGGTCAACAATGCCGCTGTGGCCGGTCACTGTGTGCTTGAGGATGATGTGATTATCGGTGGTCTGTCCGGCATCCACCAGTTCGTGCGCATCGGGCAAGGTGCGATCATCGGCGCGGTCACGATGGTGACCAACGATGTCATTCCCTACGGTCTGGTACAGGCACCGCGCGGTGATCTGGACGGGCTTAATCTGGTCGGGCTGAAACGCCGCGGCGTGAAGCGTGCCGACATCACAGCATTGCGCGCCGCCTTCCAGATGCTGGCACAGGGCGACGGCACCTTTCACGACCGCGCCGAACGTTTGGGCACCGAAACCGACAGCGATTATGTCAAACAGATCGTCGATTTCATCTTGGGTGAATCCGACCGATCCTTTCTGACGCCAAAGTGA
- the fabZ gene encoding 3-hydroxyacyl-ACP dehydratase FabZ, with translation MTSELLSADIHLIQRILPHRYPFLLVDKVVDIDGYQTARGIKNVTMNEPHFQGHFPGKPIMPGVTIVEAMAQTAAVMVGTALNMADRDMLVYFMAIDSCKFRRMVIPGDVLELKLETLRGKPGGKVWKFSGVAEVEGEMACEASFTAMMDLPKDVAV, from the coding sequence ATGACATCCGAGCTTCTGAGCGCCGATATCCATCTGATCCAGCGCATCCTGCCACACCGCTATCCGTTTCTGCTGGTGGACAAGGTCGTGGATATCGACGGCTATCAGACGGCACGCGGCATCAAGAACGTGACGATGAACGAGCCGCATTTTCAGGGCCATTTTCCGGGTAAACCGATTATGCCGGGCGTGACCATCGTCGAGGCGATGGCCCAGACGGCCGCCGTAATGGTGGGCACCGCGCTGAACATGGCCGACCGTGATATGCTGGTTTATTTCATGGCAATCGACAGCTGCAAATTCCGCCGCATGGTCATTCCCGGCGACGTGTTGGAGCTTAAGCTGGAAACCCTTCGCGGCAAGCCTGGCGGCAAGGTCTGGAAATTCTCGGGCGTGGCGGAAGTCGAGGGCGAAATGGCCTGCGAAGCTTCGTTTACCGCGATGATGGATCTGCCCAAGGATGTCGCAGTATGA
- a CDS encoding OmpH family outer membrane protein — protein MRRFARVFLTLLATALAGSFVVAQEQPAPTPAPAQRSAVQTPILTIDTERLFSQSAFGLRVAREIEERGAALSAENRSIEAELGAEEQELTEKRSAMEPGAFRVLADAFDQKVQDTRRAQEAKGRELSQLLEKEQIAFLNTAAPILESLMRDSGAGVILERRSVFLSANAIDITDAAIARINTALGDGAN, from the coding sequence ATGCGACGTTTTGCGCGCGTCTTTTTGACCCTGCTGGCCACTGCGCTGGCAGGGTCTTTTGTTGTTGCACAGGAACAGCCTGCGCCGACCCCCGCACCTGCGCAACGCAGTGCCGTGCAAACACCGATCCTGACGATTGACACCGAACGTCTGTTTTCCCAAAGCGCATTTGGCCTGCGTGTCGCGCGCGAAATCGAAGAGCGCGGCGCGGCTTTGTCGGCAGAAAACCGCAGCATCGAGGCCGAACTGGGCGCAGAAGAGCAAGAGTTGACAGAGAAACGCAGCGCAATGGAGCCGGGGGCATTTAGGGTGCTGGCCGACGCCTTTGACCAAAAGGTTCAAGACACAAGACGGGCGCAAGAAGCCAAGGGCCGCGAACTGTCGCAGCTTTTGGAAAAAGAGCAGATCGCGTTTTTGAACACGGCGGCGCCTATTTTGGAATCCCTGATGCGCGACTCGGGTGCGGGGGTTATCCTTGAACGGCGCAGCGTCTTTCTCAGCGCCAATGCCATCGACATCACCGATGCCGCCATCGCGCGCATCAACACCGCTTTGGGCGACGGGGCAAACTAG
- the bamA gene encoding outer membrane protein assembly factor BamA — MRLGKEGGAAKRLGRVYIATGLLRALVFFVAIAAVYTITTTQAQAQSYRFDSVVIEGNARIGQSAILSQAGIGRGQTLTAGQLNDAYQRLLSSGLFESVEISPQGNTLRITVVELPTINRISFEGNRRIKNDALITLINSSERRVFNPSLAEKDAAAIAEAYSNDGRLAARVTPRVIKRRDNRVDLVFEIFEGDVVEIERLSFVGNRVFSDRRLRRVLDTKQAGLFRALIKADTFVADRIEFDKQMLRDFYFSRGYVDFRINSVNAELTNERDGYFLVFNVQEGQQFKFGEVTTVSEMPGVDADEYQAVTKIRPGVIYSPSLVEQEISRMEALAIRNSVDFMRVEPRITRNDRDLTLDIEFVISRGPRVFVERIDIEGNTTTLDRVLRRQFPVAEGDPFNPREIRESAERIRALDFFESAEVNARQGSGPDQVIVDVDVVEKPTGSLSFGGTFSSTGGFGLAVSFVERNFVGRGQELTLNFTTAEESESYGLIFVEPALLGRDLTFGLQLQYGTTESEYSDYDTQEIIFQPSLGFPVSENGRLQVRYTAEAIDVQARTAALVGLVIADDLSVGRQFRSSVGYTYTYDTRRSGLNPNAGVLLQFGQDFAGLGGDSEFIRTTAKIVGQKRILNDEVTLTATLEGGALSWLGGNNRAVDRFILGPSIMRGFEPGGIGPRESDGTFDNALGGNLYLTARFEAQFPLGLPEEYGIRGAVFYDVGNLWDLSDVNGVAGNPNVVGADGSFRHVVGLSILWDTPVGPLRFNFTDAIKKETFDREQSFDLTLSTSF, encoded by the coding sequence ATGAGACTGGGGAAAGAGGGCGGTGCTGCCAAGCGACTGGGTCGCGTTTACATCGCGACGGGGCTTTTGCGAGCCCTTGTTTTTTTTGTAGCAATAGCAGCAGTTTATACAATCACCACAACGCAGGCGCAGGCACAGTCCTATCGTTTTGACAGTGTGGTTATCGAAGGCAATGCACGGATCGGCCAATCAGCGATCCTTAGTCAGGCCGGAATCGGACGCGGTCAAACGCTGACAGCGGGCCAATTGAACGACGCATATCAGCGTCTTTTGTCCAGTGGGTTGTTCGAAAGCGTCGAAATTTCGCCGCAAGGCAACACATTGCGGATCACTGTAGTTGAGTTGCCGACCATCAACCGCATCAGTTTTGAGGGTAACCGGCGCATCAAAAACGATGCACTGATCACTTTGATCAACTCGTCCGAGCGTCGGGTCTTCAACCCCAGCCTTGCCGAGAAAGACGCAGCCGCGATCGCCGAAGCTTATTCCAACGACGGGCGACTGGCGGCGCGGGTCACACCGCGCGTTATCAAGCGTCGTGACAACCGCGTCGACCTGGTCTTTGAAATCTTCGAAGGCGATGTGGTCGAAATTGAACGTCTGAGCTTTGTTGGCAACCGCGTCTTTTCGGACCGACGCTTGCGCCGCGTTCTGGACACCAAACAGGCGGGCCTGTTTCGGGCGCTGATCAAGGCCGACACATTCGTTGCGGACCGGATCGAGTTCGACAAGCAAATGCTGCGCGACTTTTACTTTTCGCGGGGCTACGTCGATTTTCGCATCAATTCCGTTAACGCGGAACTGACAAACGAGCGCGACGGCTATTTTCTTGTGTTCAATGTGCAGGAAGGCCAGCAATTCAAATTCGGAGAGGTGACCACGGTCAGCGAAATGCCGGGTGTGGATGCAGACGAATACCAGGCGGTCACGAAAATCCGTCCCGGTGTGATTTACTCGCCCTCGCTGGTCGAGCAGGAAATCTCGCGCATGGAAGCGCTGGCAATCCGCAACAGCGTTGACTTTATGCGGGTCGAGCCGCGCATCACCCGCAATGATCGCGATCTGACGCTGGATATCGAATTTGTCATCAGCCGTGGCCCGCGAGTCTTTGTCGAGCGTATCGACATCGAAGGCAACACGACCACACTGGATCGCGTTTTGCGTCGCCAGTTCCCGGTGGCAGAAGGCGACCCGTTCAACCCGCGTGAAATCCGCGAAAGCGCGGAACGCATCCGTGCGCTGGATTTCTTTGAATCCGCCGAAGTGAACGCCCGCCAAGGCTCTGGCCCGGATCAGGTGATCGTTGACGTGGATGTGGTCGAAAAGCCCACGGGCTCGCTGAGCTTTGGCGGGACATTTTCGTCCACGGGTGGCTTCGGTCTCGCTGTGTCCTTTGTCGAACGCAACTTTGTTGGTCGCGGACAGGAACTGACGCTGAACTTTACCACAGCAGAAGAATCAGAATCCTATGGGCTGATTTTTGTAGAGCCTGCTCTACTAGGTCGTGATCTGACATTCGGATTGCAACTGCAGTATGGAACGACTGAGAGTGAATACTCGGATTATGATACGCAAGAGATCATTTTTCAGCCAAGTCTGGGCTTTCCAGTTAGTGAAAATGGTCGTTTGCAGGTGCGTTACACCGCCGAAGCGATTGATGTGCAGGCTAGAACTGCTGCCCTTGTCGGGTTGGTCATCGCTGACGATCTTTCAGTGGGCCGGCAGTTCCGCTCGTCGGTGGGTTATACGTATACCTACGATACACGCCGTTCAGGGCTGAATCCTAATGCTGGTGTTTTGCTGCAATTCGGTCAGGACTTTGCTGGTCTTGGTGGTGACAGCGAGTTTATCCGTACTACCGCGAAGATCGTTGGCCAGAAGCGTATTCTCAATGATGAGGTTACGTTGACTGCGACGCTGGAAGGCGGCGCGCTAAGCTGGCTGGGGGGCAACAACCGTGCGGTGGATCGCTTTATTTTGGGGCCCAGCATCATGCGTGGCTTTGAGCCGGGTGGTATTGGTCCGCGCGAATCGGATGGTACATTCGATAATGCTTTGGGCGGCAACCTGTACCTGACAGCGCGCTTCGAGGCGCAATTTCCGTTGGGTCTGCCGGAAGAATACGGTATTCGCGGTGCTGTCTTCTATGACGTGGGCAATCTGTGGGATCTCAGCGACGTGAATGGCGTTGCTGGTAATCCCAATGTAGTGGGCGCGGATGGTTCTTTCCGTCACGTCGTGGGGCTTTCGATCCTATGGGACACTCCTGTTGGTCCGTTGCGGTTCAACTTTACCGACGCGATCAAGAAAGAGACGTTTGACCGCGAGCAAAGCTTCGATCTGACCCTGTCGACCTCGTTCTGA
- the rseP gene encoding RIP metalloprotease RseP: MDIIGLLPQAGGLIWIIVTFVVALSVIVTIHEYGHYIVGRWSGIHADVFSVGFGPVIYKRTDKRGTQWQIAALPFGGYVKFAGDANAASGKDVDAMHEVGTDAAALRRTMHGAPLWARAATVAAGPAFNFVFSILVFAAVLLTTGVARDPLTVGELRPLPAEVNQLQTGDTVLQIAGEPVPSIRDAAYATFLENMPKTAVLDYRVERDGAEMDVQGPYIFPPLIAALSPRSAAVAADLDVGDVIVGVNGTPIVAFDQLKTVVEASDGAPVALSVWRDGAVLDKTLTAKRVDEPQADGGFATQWRIGIQGGMAFELGTEPMGAGQALGGAVAQTWRIVTGSLSGMGHMITGTISTCNLSGPIGIAQTSGTLASQGAESFVWFIAVLSTAVGLLNLFPIPALDGGHLVFYAYEAVMKRPPSDGALRILMGVGIALVLTLMVFALGNDVFCP; encoded by the coding sequence TTGGACATCATTGGATTGCTTCCACAGGCCGGCGGCCTGATCTGGATCATCGTCACTTTTGTCGTGGCGTTGAGCGTTATCGTAACAATCCATGAATACGGCCACTATATCGTCGGGCGCTGGTCGGGCATCCATGCCGATGTGTTCTCAGTGGGGTTTGGTCCGGTGATCTACAAGCGCACCGACAAACGCGGCACCCAATGGCAGATCGCTGCGCTGCCGTTTGGCGGCTATGTGAAATTTGCAGGCGATGCGAACGCGGCGTCGGGCAAGGATGTGGACGCGATGCACGAAGTTGGCACTGACGCGGCAGCCTTGCGGCGCACGATGCACGGTGCGCCGCTTTGGGCGCGTGCAGCCACGGTGGCGGCTGGCCCTGCGTTCAATTTTGTCTTTTCCATTCTGGTTTTTGCTGCGGTCCTGCTGACCACGGGCGTCGCCCGTGATCCGTTGACGGTGGGTGAATTGCGCCCGCTGCCCGCCGAGGTGAACCAACTGCAAACCGGCGATACAGTTCTGCAGATCGCAGGCGAACCCGTACCCTCGATCCGCGACGCAGCCTATGCCACATTTCTTGAAAACATGCCTAAAACCGCGGTGCTGGATTACCGCGTCGAGCGTGACGGGGCCGAAATGGACGTGCAAGGCCCCTATATTTTCCCACCGCTGATCGCAGCCCTCAGCCCGCGCAGCGCGGCAGTGGCGGCAGATCTGGACGTGGGCGACGTGATCGTGGGGGTGAACGGCACTCCGATCGTCGCCTTTGATCAACTGAAAACCGTCGTCGAGGCATCGGATGGTGCCCCCGTGGCGCTGTCGGTCTGGCGTGATGGCGCGGTTCTGGACAAAACCCTGACCGCCAAGCGCGTGGACGAACCGCAAGCGGATGGCGGGTTTGCCACGCAATGGCGTATCGGCATACAGGGCGGCATGGCCTTCGAACTGGGCACCGAACCTATGGGCGCGGGGCAGGCGCTGGGTGGCGCTGTGGCGCAGACGTGGCGGATTGTAACGGGGTCGCTGTCGGGTATGGGGCATATGATTACGGGCACGATCAGCACCTGTAACCTGTCCGGCCCCATCGGTATCGCCCAAACCTCGGGAACGCTGGCCAGCCAAGGTGCGGAATCCTTCGTGTGGTTCATCGCGGTGCTTAGCACTGCGGTTGGGCTGTTGAACCTGTTTCCGATTCCGGCGCTGGATGGTGGGCATTTGGTGTTTTACGCCTATGAGGCTGTGATGAAACGCCCGCCCAGCGATGGCGCGCTGCGAATTCTGATGGGAGTCGGCATCGCACTTGTGCTGACGCTGATGGTTTTTGCGCTTGGCAACGATGTGTTCTGTCCCTGA